The Catenuloplanes niger genome includes a window with the following:
- a CDS encoding TauD/TfdA dioxygenase family protein, whose product MTATTVELRLEPLGPRFGADVHGLDLATATDEEITAVRAALVDRKVLFFHDQTLDVDAQVRLGNRLGELTASHPVIGPLSERHQEIYAIDSADNGFADVWHTDVTFVRRPPMGSILRAVTLPPSGGDTSWADSQLAYESLHPGVRRLVDGLTAVHDGNREFGYYLAQRRNGRGNEWDGEVVTRLDPVEHPVVRVHPETGRRGIFVNPGFTSHIVGVSDAESRAILDLLYAHLTKPEHIVRHRWRPGDVAMWDNRSTSHYANRDYGDARRVMHRITLRGDVPAGPLGT is encoded by the coding sequence ATGACCGCGACCACAGTGGAGCTCCGCCTCGAGCCGCTCGGACCGCGTTTCGGCGCGGACGTGCACGGGCTCGACCTGGCCACCGCGACCGACGAGGAGATCACCGCGGTCCGGGCCGCGCTGGTCGACCGGAAGGTGCTGTTCTTCCACGACCAGACACTGGACGTGGACGCGCAGGTGCGGCTGGGCAACCGGCTCGGCGAACTGACCGCGTCGCATCCGGTGATCGGCCCGCTCAGCGAACGGCACCAGGAGATCTACGCGATCGACAGCGCGGACAACGGGTTCGCGGACGTCTGGCACACGGACGTGACGTTCGTGCGCCGGCCACCGATGGGCTCGATCCTGCGCGCGGTCACGCTGCCGCCCAGCGGCGGCGACACCAGCTGGGCCGACTCGCAGCTCGCCTACGAGTCGCTGCATCCGGGCGTGCGGCGGCTGGTGGACGGGCTGACCGCGGTGCACGACGGCAACCGGGAGTTCGGCTACTACCTGGCGCAGCGCCGCAACGGCCGCGGCAACGAGTGGGACGGCGAGGTCGTCACCCGGCTCGACCCGGTCGAACACCCGGTCGTGCGCGTGCACCCGGAGACCGGCCGCAGGGGCATCTTCGTCAACCCGGGCTTCACCTCGCACATCGTGGGCGTGTCGGACGCGGAGTCACGCGCGATCCTGGACCTGCTCTACGCGCACCTGACCAAGCCGGAGCACATCGTCCGGCACCGCTGGCGGCCCGGCGACGTGGCGATGTGGGACAACCGCAGCACCTCGCACTACGCCAACCGCGACTACGGCGACGCGCGCCGCGTCATGCACCGCATCACGCTCCGTGGCGACGTCCCGGCCGGCCCGCTCGGCACCTGA
- a CDS encoding diacylglycerol/lipid kinase family protein: protein MPTELNVPAACAVVVNPAKVPDLDEFRQTVTETLAKAGWPVPVWYETTPEDPGRGQTAQALDEGAEVVFAAGGDGTVMACITALAGTDVALAILPAGTGNLLAANLGLSTDLAAGLGTAIEGGLRRLDVGRCEDACFAVMAGLGFDAKMLDSTSETTKKRIGWPAYVIGAVKHLRDRPTRVTITIDGGRPFRRRAKTVLIANVGRLQGGVRLLEAADPADGKLDVAVLSPRTLRQWAAMAWAVARRHEHVPALEVLRGSKVSVVTRRPEPRQLDGDLIDPGTRLDVEVLPKALWLCVPQPADHPDIATDADAVADRAKRLMKSGQ, encoded by the coding sequence GTGCCCACCGAACTCAACGTGCCAGCGGCCTGCGCGGTCGTGGTCAACCCGGCGAAGGTGCCGGACCTCGACGAATTCCGGCAGACCGTGACCGAGACGCTGGCCAAGGCCGGCTGGCCGGTGCCGGTCTGGTACGAGACCACGCCCGAGGACCCGGGCCGCGGCCAGACCGCGCAGGCGCTCGACGAGGGCGCCGAGGTGGTGTTCGCGGCCGGCGGCGACGGCACCGTGATGGCCTGCATCACCGCGCTGGCCGGCACGGACGTGGCGCTGGCGATCCTGCCGGCCGGCACCGGCAACCTGCTCGCGGCGAACCTGGGCCTGTCCACCGACCTCGCGGCCGGGCTCGGCACCGCGATCGAGGGCGGGCTGCGGCGGCTGGACGTGGGCCGCTGCGAGGACGCGTGCTTCGCGGTGATGGCCGGCCTCGGCTTCGACGCGAAGATGCTCGACTCCACGTCGGAGACGACGAAGAAGCGGATCGGCTGGCCGGCGTACGTCATCGGCGCGGTCAAGCACCTGCGCGACCGGCCGACGCGGGTCACCATCACGATCGACGGCGGCCGGCCGTTCCGCCGGCGCGCCAAGACCGTGCTGATCGCGAACGTGGGCCGGCTGCAGGGCGGCGTCCGGCTGCTCGAGGCGGCCGACCCGGCGGACGGGAAGCTGGACGTGGCCGTGCTGTCGCCGCGCACGCTCCGGCAGTGGGCCGCGATGGCGTGGGCGGTCGCGCGGCGGCACGAGCACGTACCGGCGCTGGAGGTCCTCCGCGGCTCCAAGGTGTCCGTCGTGACCCGCCGGCCCGAGCCGCGTCAGCTCGACGGCGACCTGATCGACCCCGGCACCCGGCTCGACGTCGAGGTGCTGCCGAAGGCGCTGTGGCTGTGCGTGCCGCAGCCGGCCGACCACCCGGACATCGCGACCGACGCGGACGCCGTGGCGGACCGCGCGAAGCGCCTGATGAAGTCCGGTCAGTAG
- a CDS encoding ABC transporter ATP-binding protein, which translates to MEIDDVTHVYGHGAAAVTAVGPVSLRVPAGEFLVLVGASGCGKSTLLRLIAGFEEPAAGTVRTAGSPPRPGRGAGLVFQQPRLFPWRTVGGNVDLALRYAGVPPEERGARVPQLLANVGLHDVARRRVWQISGGQQQRVAIARALAVENPLLLLDEPFAALDALTRERLQEDLRRVSAATGRTSVFVTHSVDEAVFLGSRVVVLTERPGRIALDLPIPLPRGDVEPEELRARPEYAALRAEIGHAVRAAARPRHRPAAPPPGRATGLTAPPA; encoded by the coding sequence GTGGAGATCGACGACGTCACGCACGTGTACGGGCACGGCGCGGCCGCGGTCACCGCGGTCGGGCCGGTCAGCCTGCGCGTGCCGGCGGGCGAGTTCCTGGTGCTGGTCGGCGCGTCCGGGTGCGGCAAGAGCACGCTGCTGCGCCTGATCGCGGGATTCGAGGAGCCGGCCGCCGGCACCGTGCGGACGGCCGGCTCGCCGCCCCGGCCGGGACGCGGCGCCGGACTGGTCTTCCAGCAGCCACGCCTGTTCCCGTGGCGGACCGTCGGCGGCAACGTCGACCTGGCGCTGCGCTACGCCGGCGTGCCACCGGAGGAACGCGGCGCCCGCGTGCCGCAGCTGCTGGCGAACGTCGGCCTGCACGACGTGGCACGCCGCCGGGTCTGGCAGATCTCCGGCGGTCAGCAGCAGCGCGTCGCGATCGCCCGCGCGCTCGCCGTGGAGAACCCGCTGCTGCTCCTGGACGAGCCGTTCGCCGCGCTGGACGCGCTCACCCGGGAACGCCTGCAGGAGGACCTGCGCCGGGTCAGCGCGGCCACCGGCCGGACCAGCGTCTTCGTCACGCACAGCGTCGACGAGGCGGTGTTCCTCGGCAGCCGCGTCGTGGTGCTCACCGAACGGCCCGGCCGGATCGCGCTCGACCTGCCCATCCCGTTGCCCCGCGGCGACGTCGAACCGGAGGAGCTGCGCGCCCGGCCGGAGTACGCGGCCCTGCGCGCCGAGATCGGCCACGCGGTCCGCGCCGCCGCCCGGCCGCGCCACCGCCCGGCCGCGCCACCGCCCGGCCGCGCCACCGGCCTGACCGCGCCACCGGCCTGA
- a CDS encoding ABC transporter permease — protein MTAVLETTAPPSAGAPVTTKPARRRHVALRVLAVVVLLVLWELTARFMRNPTFIPSPAAVWHQLIVTSTDGYSGHLLIEHLGVSLRRILIGSLIGVAAGLVVGVVMGTVPWVRVVTEPVVTFVRALPPLAYFSLFIIWFGIDETPKLWLLSIAALPPVAVATAAAVHAAPAGLVEAARALGAGRGDVVRDVVLPHALPEIFTGIRLAVGIAYSSVVAAETINGVPGIGGMVRDAQRYSQTDVVVLGLFAIGLSGLLIDALLRQAEERLVPWRGRI, from the coding sequence GTGACCGCCGTACTGGAGACCACGGCGCCGCCGTCCGCCGGCGCGCCCGTGACCACGAAACCGGCCCGCCGCCGCCACGTCGCGCTGCGGGTCCTCGCCGTCGTCGTCCTGCTCGTGCTCTGGGAACTGACCGCCCGGTTCATGCGGAACCCGACGTTCATCCCGTCGCCCGCCGCGGTCTGGCACCAGCTGATCGTGACCTCGACCGACGGCTACAGCGGACATCTGCTGATCGAGCACCTCGGCGTGAGCCTGCGCCGGATCCTGATCGGCTCGCTGATCGGCGTCGCCGCCGGTCTCGTCGTCGGCGTGGTGATGGGCACGGTGCCGTGGGTGCGGGTGGTGACCGAACCGGTGGTCACGTTCGTCCGGGCGCTGCCGCCGCTGGCCTACTTCAGCCTGTTCATCATCTGGTTCGGCATCGACGAGACGCCGAAACTGTGGCTGCTGTCGATCGCGGCGCTGCCCCCGGTCGCGGTCGCCACCGCGGCGGCCGTGCACGCGGCACCGGCCGGGCTGGTCGAGGCCGCGCGGGCGCTCGGCGCGGGCCGCGGCGACGTGGTCCGCGACGTGGTGCTCCCGCACGCGCTCCCGGAGATCTTCACCGGGATCCGGCTCGCGGTCGGCATCGCGTACTCGTCCGTGGTCGCGGCCGAGACGATCAACGGCGTGCCCGGCATCGGCGGCATGGTCCGGGACGCGCAGCGTTACTCGCAGACCGACGTCGTGGTGCTCGGGCTCTTCGCCATCGGGCTGTCCGGCCTGCTCATCGACGCGCTGTTGCGCCAGGCCGAGGAGCGGCTGGTGCCCTGGCGCGGGCGCATCTAG
- a CDS encoding taurine ABC transporter substrate-binding protein, translated as MSSFKRFAVAAVAVLMATAACGDGAASQGRGGGGGDAADRTIRIAYQAFPSGDLIVKNQGLLEKALPDYEITWTKFDSGGSINTAFVAGSIDIAAIGSSPVARGLSAPLNIPYQVAFVLDVAGDNEALVARNASGVTDIAGLRGKKVATSFASTSHYSLLAALARAGLTESDLTVVDLEPQDILAAWTRGDLDAAYTWLPTLDALKKDGTVLISSRELAAAGRPTLDLGVVSTAFAEAHPDAVDAWRRAEAQALDLIATDPAAAATAVGAELNISPEDARNQLSQGVFLKPADLATPEWLGTEGAPGRLADNLVEAARFLHDQKKIDSVPDLATVQRAIYVKGLPGALS; from the coding sequence GTGAGCAGCTTCAAGCGTTTCGCGGTGGCGGCGGTGGCGGTCCTGATGGCGACCGCCGCGTGCGGTGACGGCGCGGCCAGCCAGGGCCGTGGCGGCGGCGGTGGCGACGCCGCGGACCGGACCATCCGCATCGCCTACCAGGCGTTCCCGTCCGGCGACCTGATCGTGAAGAACCAGGGGCTGCTGGAGAAGGCGCTGCCCGACTACGAGATCACCTGGACCAAGTTCGACTCCGGGGGCAGCATCAACACCGCGTTCGTGGCCGGCAGCATAGACATCGCTGCGATCGGCTCCAGCCCGGTCGCGCGTGGGCTCTCCGCTCCGCTGAACATCCCGTACCAGGTGGCCTTCGTGCTGGACGTGGCCGGCGACAACGAGGCACTGGTCGCGCGCAACGCCTCCGGCGTGACGGACATCGCGGGGCTGCGCGGCAAGAAGGTGGCCACGTCGTTCGCGTCGACGTCGCACTACAGCCTGCTGGCCGCGCTGGCACGGGCCGGGCTGACCGAGTCCGACCTGACCGTCGTCGACCTCGAGCCGCAGGACATCCTGGCCGCGTGGACGCGTGGTGACCTGGACGCGGCGTACACCTGGCTGCCCACGCTGGACGCGCTGAAGAAGGACGGCACGGTGCTGATCTCCAGCCGCGAGCTGGCCGCCGCCGGCCGGCCCACCCTGGACCTGGGCGTGGTCTCGACCGCGTTCGCCGAGGCGCATCCGGACGCGGTCGACGCCTGGCGCAGGGCCGAGGCGCAGGCGCTGGACCTGATCGCCACCGACCCGGCCGCCGCCGCGACCGCGGTCGGCGCGGAGCTGAACATCTCCCCCGAGGACGCGCGGAACCAGCTGAGCCAGGGCGTCTTCCTGAAGCCCGCGGACCTGGCCACGCCGGAGTGGCTCGGCACCGAGGGTGCCCCCGGCCGGCTCGCCGACAACCTGGTCGAGGCCGCGCGGTTCCTCCACGACCAGAAGAAGATCGACTCGGTACCGGACCTGGCCACCGTGCAGCGGGCCATCTACGTGAAGGGCCTGCCCGGTGCGCTCTCCTGA